The genomic interval GATGCTCATTGAGCCAGCGCTGTGCCCGATCGTCGAATACGACGGCGAATTCGCCCATCACCAGATTATGGCGCTCCCTGCATGGCTAAGCGGGCGGGATGTTCTGGTTGTAGCGGAAGACGTTTTGAGGGTCGTACTTCGCCTTCAACGCCCGCAGCCGCCGGTACTTCTCTCCCCCATAGGCACCCTTGACCTCTTCGGCACTGGCGTCGTCGCTGAGGTAGTTCACGTAGGCCGCGCCGCCGCCCGACAGCGGCTCGATCCTTGCGGCGAAGGCACGCGTCCACTGAATATGTCGCTGCGGATTCCCATCTTCTTCCCAGATTGCGAGCGCGCTGATGTTGAAGCGTTTGTCCCGCTGGCTGTAGGCGGTGTCCGCGTCCGCCACTCTGCTGGCGGCGCCGTGGGGCGCCTCGATCAGGATGGCCGAGTGTTCGGAGGTCATAGCGCCGGCCGCATCCATCACCGCATCGATCGCCGCGTCAGGCATCTCGCCAACGAAGTGGCCCTTCCAGTAGTTCTGGAGTCCGAACGGGATTTCCGCGAAGAGGTGCTGGACTTCGATATAGCTGATCGGGCGGATCCCATCATCCAGCGGCGTTCCAACGTTCTGCAGGACACGGATCAGGGGCTCGCCGGTGTGGGCCGGCCCGTTGTAGCAGGCGGCAACGAGCGCCACCGTGCCCATCCCCGGAAGCATGACGATCGCGTAGGCGCAGCTCAGTTCATCCGGTCCGCCCATCGTCACCTCACGGAACGCTTGCAGGGCCTCGCGGCCATCCTTGATCGGCCAGATGACCATGCCGCCGAACAACGCTCCGACCGGGTGGAGTTGAAATTCGAAGGAGGTTACGACGCCGAAGTTGCCGCCGCCGCCGCGCACGGCCCAGTAGAGGTCTGAGTTCTCGTCGGCAGTCGCTTTGACGAAGCGGCCGTCCGCCAGCACGACGTCGACCGACCGGACGTTGTCGCAAGCGAGGCCGTAGCTGCCCATCAGGAAGCCGAGCCCGCCCCCGAGGGTCAGCCCCGCGATCCCGGTACTGGCCACAGTCCCCCCGGTCGTGGCCAAACCGTGCGCCTGGCACTCGAGATCGAAGTCCGTGTAGTTGCATCCCGGATCGGCGTGGGCGACCCGGCGCTTGGGATCAACCCGCACGCTACGAAGGCGCGATAGGTCGATCAGCATCTGGTCGTCGCAGGCCGCATGTCCGGCAACGTTGTGTCCGCCGCCTCGGACCGCGACCAGGAGGTCGTTCTCTCGGGCGAAGCGCACCGCCTGCATCACATCGCCGGCCCCCAGCGCCTGGACAATGACCCGCGGCCGCTTGTCGATCATGCCGTTGAAGATCCGCCGTGCCGCGTCGTACGCTGGCTCCCCCGGCTGAAGAACGCTGCCGTGCACGTGCGCCGCCAGAGAAGCGAGCGCCTGTTCGCTCGTCACGGTTGCCATGCCACCCTCCCGTAAACCAGTGGTGGTTGACGTCTGGGGCAGAGTGTACTATGCAACTTGACAGTCTCGACAGCCGTTCGGAGGGGAAACATGGTCATCAATTTCCATGTGCACATGATGCGGTACGAGGTCGACTGGCCTCGCGCACTGGGCGAGTTCTACATCAAGGAGATGTTCCAGGGCGACTGCTGGCTGACGGGTAAGCCCTGGCGGCCCGAGGACTTTTGCGTGCCGGTCGAACGGTTGATCCAGGACATGGACGCGGGCAAGATCGACAAGTCGGTGGTGCTGGGCGTGGGCTACATGCCGTGGAATGCCTATGACCCGAACTCCGCCGAGTACGTCAAGAGCATGGTGGACGCGTATCCCGACCGGTTGATTGGTTTCTTCACGGGGAACCCGACCGGCGGCTACGAAGAGGCCAAGCGTTTCGAGGTAGCGGTGACCAAGTATGGCCTGCGCGGGCTGAAGATGCTACCTTCGTATAACTACGTGGCGCTCAACGATCGCCGCATCTGGCCCCTCTACGAGGCCGCCCAGGCGCTCAAGGTGCCGGTCATGGTGCACACGGGATGGAGCGCCATGCCGAAGGGCAAGATGCTCGCCTACGACCATCCCCTTTATCTCGAAGACGTCATGGTCGACTTCCCCGACCTCACGCTGGTCATCGGCCACACCGGCTTCATGTGGGCCGAGGAGGTCATCTTCTTCATGGGCAAGTTCCGTAACGTGTGGGGCGACTTCGCCTATTGGGCCGAGGGAATCCCGCTCTGGAAGGTTGCGCAAGTGTGGAGCTTCGCAAAGAAAATGGGCGTCATGGACCGCTTCATCTGGGGCACCGACTACCCGTATGTGCCGTTCACCAACGGTCTGGAACTCTTCTCTAAGGTCGCGGCCTATACGCGAAAGCACGAGCTAGAACCCTACGTCACCGAGGAGGATCAGGCCGGCTTCTTCGGCGAGAACGCGGCGCGCCTGCTAGGACTGAGGGAATCGGTGGGAGTTTCGAATGGACCCGTCGCAGGCTGTCCGTGACGAGATCGCGGACCTGAGCCGCGGCGACCTGGAAGCGGTTCTCAGCTACTACACCGACGACGTCTACTTCGAAGATACGTCGGTGCCGACGCCCTGCCGGACCAAGGCCGAGATGCGCGACTTCATGCAGGTCTTTTACGACGCCTTCCCGGACCTGCGGATCGAGATCCGCAACGTCTTCGAGGGCGGTCGCTACGTCACGGCGGAGTACGACCTGCTCGGTACGATGCGGGGCGAATTCCTCGGCCATTCCCCCACCGGCAAGGCCTTCCGCATCAAGGCCGTGTCGATCTACGAACACAACGGCACCCTCTTCACCAAAGAGACGGTCTACTACGACTCTGCATCACTGCTATCGCAGATTGGCTTGAGCGGCGCTGACCTTAAAAGCTCGGTGGGGTGATCGCGGAGACGACCTCCGCCTCTTGGTCTCCAACCACCCGGGCCTTGTGCGGCAGCCCGGCGTTGTAGTAGATCGAGTCGCCCTCATTCAGCTCGTAGTCGATGCCGCCGACGGTGATCACGACGTGCCCCTTGAGGACGAGCGCGCATTCCTCGCCCTCATGCGCTCGCGGGGCCGGGTCGGCGCCGGGGCGCAGCCGCATGATGATCATCTCCATCCGATGCTGGACGTCGGGCGAGATGAGCTCGTACGAATAGGGCGCGTTCGGCTGGCGAATCATCTTCCGCTGGCGCTTGCGGACCACGATGCCGTTCGACTCGCGGCCGGTAAACAGGAGAAAAACCGGGATTTCCATGGCGGCCGCGATGGAGCGCAGCACCATGATCGAGGGATAGGCGATCCCTCGCTCGACGCTGCTGAGAAAGCTTCGGGTCACCCCGACCCGGGCGGCGAGCCCCGCCAGGGTCAACCCTCGTTCCAACCGAAACTGGTGGATGCGGCCGCCTAACTCGGCATCGCGTTCGATCGCCACCGTCTCCGTCTCCGCCGGCCCAGTGCCCCGTTTCGACCCCATCTCCGCCCCGATGTTAAGTGATTATTAGACGGTCAAGCGACGGCGACCTCACGCGTTCGCGGCCCCCCGTCGAACTACCTGCCCCGCCAGCGTTTTCGCGTCGAATCGACCGTGGTCGACCACCACCTGGCCGTTGATCATGACGTAGTCGATGCCGACCGGCTCCCTTGTCGGTTCGGTGTAGGTGGTCTTGTCGTCAATCGTCGTCGGATCGAAGACGACCAGATCGGCGAACGCGCCCTCCCGGATCGCACCCCGCTTCTTGAGGCCGAACCGCTGCGCGGGCAGCGAGGTGATGCGCCGCACCGCGTCTTCCAGAGAAAACAATTTGCGGTTGCGCACGAAATGGCCGAGCACTCGCGGCATCGCCCCATACCCCGCCGGGTGCGGGACGCCTTTGCCGGTGATGATCGCGTCGGTCTCGAAGGAGGCGTAGGGATGTGCCATGAGCTTCTCCAGCCCCGCCTCCTCATTGAGTTCGCCCGAGACACCGAAGTAGAGGCACATCGCGTGCCCGTTCTCCTCCAGCGTCAGGTCCGCCGCCACCTCGAACGGATCCTTGCCACGCTCGATGGCGATTGCCTCGAGGCTCTTGCCTTCGAGATGCTTGTTGCGTTCGCTTTCGACCCACATCACCCACACGTTTTTCCACCCGGTGGCCTCGACCAGGTTGTGAGGCCACCCGCCCGGCATCCAGCACGGCCAGCCGGGCACATCCTCCTCGATCGACTGGGCGATCTTCTTGCGAGTCTGAGAGTCACGAAGCCGCTCCAGCAGAGCGTCGACGCCGCCCGCTAGCGCCCAGGGTGGGTAGATCGCGAGCAGCGTGGTGTTGGCGGCGATGTAGGGGATGACGTCGAAGCCGGTGTCGACTCCGCGCGCCCGGGCCTGCTCGTGGAGCTCGATCGCCCGATCGATCTTTGGCCAGTTCGGCCGGCCGAAGGCCTCGATGTGCGAGTGCTGGCAGGCGATGCCGTTCTCCTCTCCCACCCGGATCACTTCGCGGGTGGCCGGGATCAAGGTCTCACTCGATCCGCGGACGTGGCTGGTGTAGATCGCGTCCTTCGGGAGCGCCGAGGCGAGCTCAATGATTTCCTCCGGGGGGGCGAAGATCCCCGGCGCGTACAGCAAACCGGTCGAAAAGCCGAAGGCGCCTTCCTCCACAGAGCGCCGGATCAGTTCCTTCATCCGTTGGAACTCATCACGCGTCAGCTCGCGCCCCTCGAATCCCACCTCGTGGATGCGGACCGGGCCGTGGGCGACCATCGGCACGACATTCATTGACACCCCATTCGTTTCGAGGTAGTCGAGGAACTCCCCGAAACTGCGCCATTCCCAGGGCAGCTCCTCCCCTTTCAGGAAGGTCGTGTAACTCTTCATCTGGTCGAGCGTCTTGACGTTGACGGGCGCCGGCGCGTAGCCGCAGTTGCCGGTCACGATGGTCGTGATTCCCTGCTTGACGAAGGGCGCCAGCACCTGCGCGTGGCCCTTGACCGGCAACAGGAACTCACTGTGGGAGTGGATATCGATGAACCCGGGGGCCACCATGTGCCCCCGGGCATCGATCACCAGACGGGCCTCGGCCTGACCGTCGAGCTTACCGACGGCCTCGATGCGGTCGCGGGTGATGCCGATTTCCCCTGGAAACCATGGGTTGCCGGTTCCGTCCGCGATCCGCGCGTTTACGATCAGGGTGTCAAACATTCACGCCACCACTACGCGAACTTGCCCGCCTTCTCGTCAGTGACGACCCCGTCGAGCGCCGACTGGCCGGAAGCGTGGGCCGCCGAGATGGTGGACTGCCCGGTCAGCGCCGAAGACACCGCCGCCTCGATCGTGTCGGCGATCTTCTGATAGGCGGGACGGGTCTCGTACCGGTCACCCTTGTACTGTTGCTGCTGGAAGGTCGTGTCGACGATCTGCTTGTCCGTCCCGGAAAGCGACCCATTGGTGTAGTCGGACTTGTAGGCTGGAAAGCCGTCCTCGCCGGCAGGATCGAACTGGTGAAGTGCGGTCCGCTTGGTCAGCAACCCCAGCTGGTTCGAGGAATTCGAGAAATATTTGAGCAGCTCCAGGGCTCGTTGCGGCTGCTTCGCCGTCTTGGGGATGGCGAAACACTCGCCGACATACTGGCCGCCCGATTTCGGGCCGCTCGACTTGCCAGGGACGATGCCAACCTGGACGTTGCCGGCCCCGATGGTCGACACACTCGAATCGACGCCCTCGTACCAGATGTGCTGGTAGTCGATCAGCATCGCCGCTTTGCCGGAAAAGAACACCTTCTTGGCTTCGACGTCGTAAATGCCCCAGGGCGAGGTGACGACCTCGCGAGGCATGGAGGGCAGCAGCGCCTTCATGTCCGCCGTCGCCTGCTTGGCTTCGGCGCTGTCGAAGTTGACCCGCTCGCCGACGCCGGGGTTGCCGTACAGCGAGCCGCCGTTGAGATGGAGCCAGACGCAGTACTTGGGGAAGAGGTAGCCCGGGGCCCAGCCGTCGACGTAGCCGAAGTTCCCGCCGGTCGTCATCTTCTTGGCCGCGGCCACGAAGTCTTCGTAATTGGTCGGGAACGCGACCCCGGCTGCGCTCAGCATCGTCTTGTTTGCGTAGAGGACATAGGTATAGACGTTGCTCGGCAAGCCGTAGAACTTGCCGTCTGTCGCCTTGATCTGCTTCAGCGAAACCGGCAGCATGTCGCTCGTGTCCGGGGTGAAGCTCAGTGAGTCGAGGGGCGTCAGGTATTTGCGAAACTGCTCCACCCAGGCACGCCACAGGTAGACGACATCCCAGGTGTAGCCCCCGCTGGCGAAGGCGGTCGAGAGCTTCGCCGGTAGGAGCGCGAACGCCTCGCGCGTCAGCGTGATGCTCGCATTGTTGCTCTGCTCGAAGCTGCCCTTGATGTACGCGTAGTAAGGAGTGTGGTTGGCAAGCAAGACGTTGAGCGTCACGTGCGCCTGCGGAGTTGCCGCGCTCGAACCGCAGGCAGCCAGGAGGTCCGCCATCGCGACCCCCCCCACGGCCATCGCCGAGGTCTTCAGGAAGTCGCGCCTGGTCCAGTCGGGAACGGTGATACGTTCGGACATGTCTATTGTTCCTCCTCTTACTTGACTGAGCCTTCGCCGATGTCGCGGATGACGTAGCGCTGCATCAGCAACGCCAGGAGTAGGACGGGGACGCTCGCCGCCATTCCCGCCGCGGAGAGCTGTGGTTCGATCCGATTGATCGGATCCATGAAGTTGACGATGGTGGGCGCCAGCATCGGCGTCTGGCTGATGTACATGACCTTCGCGAACAGGAGCTCGTTCCAGGAGAGCAAAAAGGCGAAGACCGCCGTGGTCGCGATGCTGGGCAGGATGAGGGGCAGGACGACACGCCGGAGCGCTCCCGCGCGGCTGCATCCGTCGACCCGCGCCGCGTACTCGGTATCAGGGTCGACCGCGTCGAATGCGCCGACCATCAACCAGACCACGAAGGGCAGAATGATGGCGCTGTGCCCGAGGAACATTCCCGGCAGCGAATCAACCAGCTGCAGGCTCTTGATGATCCCGACCAGCGGGACGAACAAGATGATCCCGGGAAGCATGTAGGTGATCATCACGGCGGAGTGAAGGGCGCCCCGTCCAGGAAACCGAATGCGGGCGATCGCGTAGGCGCCGAGGATCGCGCACAGGGTGGTGAAGATCGCGACCGTCGCCGCCACGATCAGGCTATTGCGATAGGCCTCGCCATAGACCGACGCTGCGGTGGAGCCGAAACCGGCACCGGCATTGAACAACTGCGCATAAAACTCCGTGGTGAAGTGAATCGGCAGGATGTGCGGGCCGCTGAGCAGCTCGATCCGGCTCTGGAACGAGCCGACCAGCACGACCACCACGAACGGCACCACGATCGCCGCAACCACCACGATAGCCAGAAGCCCGGCGACGACCCGGGTCCCCAGGTCCAAGCGCACGCCGTTGAGCCCGCGGCCGAGGAGCGTCAGGCCGAAGGCGACGGCCACGAGCCAGAGCCAGAACACCCAGCCGGCGTGGTAGTGGACCTGCAGCGCCTCGATCGCGGTGGCCAGCACCAGGATGGAGCCGCCAGCGATCGCCTGGGCGCGGCCGGACAGCGTCATCACCCGCCCGCCAGCTGGCTGCGCGTGGCACGGCCGCGGGTCAGGATCAGCGCGCAGACGATGACCAGCGCCGAGACAACGTAGGCGAGCACCGCGCCGTAGCCAAAGTCCTGATACTCGAACGTGTTCTTGTAGGCGTAGAAGTAGAGGTTGTAGGTCGAGTAAGCACCCGGACCTCCGAGCGTCAACGCATAGATGAGGTCGAAGAGCTGAAGGGTGATGAGCAGCTCGATAATGACCGCCGCCACGATGGTGGGCCGCAAGTGGGGGAGCACGACGTAGCGAAACCGTTGCAGCATCCCAGCCCCGTCGATCCGCGCGGCGTGGACCGTCTCCTTGGGCAGGTACTGGAGCGCGACCACGAACATGATGGCGAGCAACGGGAACGTCTTCCAGACGTGGATCCCCACCAGGGTAAAGAGTGTTCCGGGAATACCGCTGAAGAAGTCGGGTGGACGCGCGGTGATCCCAAGCGCGGTCAGCCAGGCGCCGAGAAGGCCACGTCGCCCGTCGAGGAACCATTCGAACATGGCCGCCACGACCACCGGTGGCAGCGCCCATGGGATGAGAAGGCACGCGCGAGCGATGCGCCGGCCGGGGAAGTCTTGATTGAGCACCACGGCCACGCCCAGCGCGATGCTGACGCCGACGACGCAGGCCGGAACCACGTACATGACCGACTGCACGAAGGACTGGCGAAAGACCGGGTCGCCCGCCAGGTGAGTCCAGTTGCTGAAGCCGATCCAGGGGCCCAGCGTTCCGGGAAGGTCGCCGGCGCTGCGAACCGTGAGGAGCAGTGAGTACACGAGCGGATACGCCACCAGCCCGAGGGCGATCAGCAGAGTGGGCAGCAGGAACACGCCGGCATAAAAGTGCTGCTCGCCTCTGATCGTGAGGTCGCTGGGGCTGCGCCGTCGCTTGATGGCTTGGATCACGCCAGCGCCTCCCGTTTGCGGCTCAGCGCAGGGGGCGCCTCCTCCGGTGCCGGATTCAGGCGGGCGCCGGTCGTCGGGTCGAAGAGGTGGAGTTTCCCGGAATTGAAATGCAGATAGGCCGGCTGGCCGACCTCGAGCGGCTCACCGTCGGGAACCTTCGCGATGATCCGGTGGCTGCCGACCTCGACGGTCGCGTACAGGTCGGGTTGGACGACCTCGAGCCAGCGCACGAAACCAACGGGCGCATCTTTGCCTGGGTGAGCGGCACGGACGACGATTGCGTCCGGCCGCACGCCCAGGGTTGCCGTGCCGGCGGCGGGGGGCTTGCCGTCCGGCACGGCAAGAAGGAGGTCGTCGTTTCTAAAGGTGACGAGGTCACCGCGCATTTCGAGGGTGCCCTGGAAAAAGTTCATCGGCAGCCGGCCAAGGAACGACGCAACGAACCGATTGGCCGGATACTGATAGACGCGGGTCGCCGCATCGTACTGCTGCAGCCGGCCTTCGGCCAGAACGAGGACGCGGTCACCCATCGCCAGCGCGTCGTCCTGGTCGTGCGTGACGTAGATGAAGGTGGCGCCCAGGATCTCGTGCAGGCGTCGTAGCTCCTGCCGCATCGAGACCCGCAGATTGGCGTCCAGGTTGCTGAGCGGCTCGTCCAATAAGAAGACGCGCGGGTCTCGGACGATGGCGCGACCCAGCGCGACACGTTGCCGCTCACCGCCGCTGAGCTGCCGCGGATAACGCCGAAGCAGCTTTCCGATCCCCAGCAGCCCGCAGACCTCCTCGACCTGTTTGGCCCTCACAGCCTTCGGCACCTTGCGCAGCATCAATGGAAAAGCGATGTTCTCGGCGACCGTCATCTGCGGGTAGAGCCCATACGACTGAAAGACCATCGCGATGTCGCGCCGCTCCGGCGTGGTCAGGGTCACGTCCTCGTCGTCGAAGAAGATCCGGCCGGCGCTCGCCTCCTCGATGCCGGCCATCAGCTTGAGGGCGGTGCTTTTTCCGGACCCGGACGGCCCCAGGATGCAGACGAACTCGCCATTCGGAATCGTCACCGTCAGGTCCTGGAGCGCGCTGACGCCGCCCCGGTAGGTCTTGGAGAGGTGCTCGAGCCGGACACTGGCCATGCCTACGCCCGCGCCTTCGCACGAGGCCGGCGGCCGGCCTCGTCCCACAACGTCGCGAGCTCATCGAGGCTCAGTCCGGTGTCATCTGCGAGGAACCGGGTCTCTTCGTCGCTCAGCGGACGATCCGGCCGTCGGTCGGCGATCCGTCCGAGGTAGGAGCGGCGGAGCATATTGAGGTCGATGTCCACCGTCCGCACCTGGTCGATGTCGTCGGGAATCACGATTCGCTCGCCCGGTTTGTTCTCCCGTGGATCACCGATCCGAACGTCGATGCCGAGCTCGCGCGCCATCGTGAGCTGCGCCGTGGGATGCTTGCCGGCACCCGTGTATTCGGTCTCCTGGACCACGACCAGCGCATCCTCGGGGAGCTGTCGAGCGATCGACAGCGCTGCCGCCAGCGAGGTATTGCCGGCCGGCCCCCGCTCCAGTCCTTCGAGCTCAGCGAGCAGCTGGGTCGCGAAGAAGACCTCGCCCTGCGTGATCGTGACGTAGCGGTCGAGGTATCGCAGTCCGCGGGCGGCATTGCGCGGCACATCGACTCGGTCGGGGTTGACGGTGAACGGAAAGGCGAAACCGGTATGTCCGGTTGTGAACGACTTGCGGTTGAAGTCGTGGTCCGAGGCCATGTGCAGGCCGGTGAGGTCGACGCTCACGCCGATGATCTCGGGATGCGCGCCGGCGCGGTGGAGCCCCCGCGCGGTCCCGGTCACGTTGCCGCCGCCGGAATGGGTCACCAGGATCGCATCGGGGTCGCGACCGAAGCGGGTCCGGCACTGCTCGGCAATCTCGTACCCGAGCGTTTCGATGCCGAGGATGCCATAGGGGGTGTAGAGGCTGGCGTTGAAGAACCCGGTCTCTTCCAGGGTGATGAGATGCCAGTAGAAGAGCTCGGGGCCGACCGTGACCTGCCAGACCTCCGCGCCATAGGCCTCGCACACACGGGTCTTTTCCAGGATTTCGGGCTGGCCACGCCACTTCGAATCGAAGACCTCCTGAAGGATGATGGCCTTGAGGCCGCGCATCGCCGCCTGCGAGGCGACCGCCGCGCCGTAGTTCCCGGAGGTG from Candidatus Dormiibacterota bacterium carries:
- a CDS encoding FAD-binding oxidoreductase, whose translation is MATVTSEQALASLAAHVHGSVLQPGEPAYDAARRIFNGMIDKRPRVIVQALGAGDVMQAVRFARENDLLVAVRGGGHNVAGHAACDDQMLIDLSRLRSVRVDPKRRVAHADPGCNYTDFDLECQAHGLATTGGTVASTGIAGLTLGGGLGFLMGSYGLACDNVRSVDVVLADGRFVKATADENSDLYWAVRGGGGNFGVVTSFEFQLHPVGALFGGMVIWPIKDGREALQAFREVTMGGPDELSCAYAIVMLPGMGTVALVAACYNGPAHTGEPLIRVLQNVGTPLDDGIRPISYIEVQHLFAEIPFGLQNYWKGHFVGEMPDAAIDAVMDAAGAMTSEHSAILIEAPHGAASRVADADTAYSQRDKRFNISALAIWEEDGNPQRHIQWTRAFAARIEPLSGGGAAYVNYLSDDASAEEVKGAYGGEKYRRLRALKAKYDPQNVFRYNQNIPPA
- a CDS encoding amidohydrolase family protein — translated: MVINFHVHMMRYEVDWPRALGEFYIKEMFQGDCWLTGKPWRPEDFCVPVERLIQDMDAGKIDKSVVLGVGYMPWNAYDPNSAEYVKSMVDAYPDRLIGFFTGNPTGGYEEAKRFEVAVTKYGLRGLKMLPSYNYVALNDRRIWPLYEAAQALKVPVMVHTGWSAMPKGKMLAYDHPLYLEDVMVDFPDLTLVIGHTGFMWAEEVIFFMGKFRNVWGDFAYWAEGIPLWKVAQVWSFAKKMGVMDRFIWGTDYPYVPFTNGLELFSKVAAYTRKHELEPYVTEEDQAGFFGENAARLLGLRESVGVSNGPVAGCP
- a CDS encoding ester cyclase — protein: MDPSQAVRDEIADLSRGDLEAVLSYYTDDVYFEDTSVPTPCRTKAEMRDFMQVFYDAFPDLRIEIRNVFEGGRYVTAEYDLLGTMRGEFLGHSPTGKAFRIKAVSIYEHNGTLFTKETVYYDSASLLSQIGLSGADLKSSVG
- a CDS encoding XRE family transcriptional regulator encodes the protein MAIERDAELGGRIHQFRLERGLTLAGLAARVGVTRSFLSSVERGIAYPSIMVLRSIAAAMEIPVFLLFTGRESNGIVVRKRQRKMIRQPNAPYSYELISPDVQHRMEMIIMRLRPGADPAPRAHEGEECALVLKGHVVITVGGIDYELNEGDSIYYNAGLPHKARVVGDQEAEVVSAITPPSF
- a CDS encoding D-aminoacylase, coding for MFDTLIVNARIADGTGNPWFPGEIGITRDRIEAVGKLDGQAEARLVIDARGHMVAPGFIDIHSHSEFLLPVKGHAQVLAPFVKQGITTIVTGNCGYAPAPVNVKTLDQMKSYTTFLKGEELPWEWRSFGEFLDYLETNGVSMNVVPMVAHGPVRIHEVGFEGRELTRDEFQRMKELIRRSVEEGAFGFSTGLLYAPGIFAPPEEIIELASALPKDAIYTSHVRGSSETLIPATREVIRVGEENGIACQHSHIEAFGRPNWPKIDRAIELHEQARARGVDTGFDVIPYIAANTTLLAIYPPWALAGGVDALLERLRDSQTRKKIAQSIEEDVPGWPCWMPGGWPHNLVEATGWKNVWVMWVESERNKHLEGKSLEAIAIERGKDPFEVAADLTLEENGHAMCLYFGVSGELNEEAGLEKLMAHPYASFETDAIITGKGVPHPAGYGAMPRVLGHFVRNRKLFSLEDAVRRITSLPAQRFGLKKRGAIREGAFADLVVFDPTTIDDKTTYTEPTREPVGIDYVMINGQVVVDHGRFDAKTLAGQVVRRGAANA
- a CDS encoding extracellular solute-binding protein encodes the protein MSERITVPDWTRRDFLKTSAMAVGGVAMADLLAACGSSAATPQAHVTLNVLLANHTPYYAYIKGSFEQSNNASITLTREAFALLPAKLSTAFASGGYTWDVVYLWRAWVEQFRKYLTPLDSLSFTPDTSDMLPVSLKQIKATDGKFYGLPSNVYTYVLYANKTMLSAAGVAFPTNYEDFVAAAKKMTTGGNFGYVDGWAPGYLFPKYCVWLHLNGGSLYGNPGVGERVNFDSAEAKQATADMKALLPSMPREVVTSPWGIYDVEAKKVFFSGKAAMLIDYQHIWYEGVDSSVSTIGAGNVQVGIVPGKSSGPKSGGQYVGECFAIPKTAKQPQRALELLKYFSNSSNQLGLLTKRTALHQFDPAGEDGFPAYKSDYTNGSLSGTDKQIVDTTFQQQQYKGDRYETRPAYQKIADTIEAAVSSALTGQSTISAAHASGQSALDGVVTDEKAGKFA
- a CDS encoding carbohydrate ABC transporter permease, translated to MTLSGRAQAIAGGSILVLATAIEALQVHYHAGWVFWLWLVAVAFGLTLLGRGLNGVRLDLGTRVVAGLLAIVVVAAIVVPFVVVVLVGSFQSRIELLSGPHILPIHFTTEFYAQLFNAGAGFGSTAASVYGEAYRNSLIVAATVAIFTTLCAILGAYAIARIRFPGRGALHSAVMITYMLPGIILFVPLVGIIKSLQLVDSLPGMFLGHSAIILPFVVWLMVGAFDAVDPDTEYAARVDGCSRAGALRRVVLPLILPSIATTAVFAFLLSWNELLFAKVMYISQTPMLAPTIVNFMDPINRIEPQLSAAGMAASVPVLLLALLMQRYVIRDIGEGSVK
- a CDS encoding sugar ABC transporter permease — encoded protein: MIQAIKRRRSPSDLTIRGEQHFYAGVFLLPTLLIALGLVAYPLVYSLLLTVRSAGDLPGTLGPWIGFSNWTHLAGDPVFRQSFVQSVMYVVPACVVGVSIALGVAVVLNQDFPGRRIARACLLIPWALPPVVVAAMFEWFLDGRRGLLGAWLTALGITARPPDFFSGIPGTLFTLVGIHVWKTFPLLAIMFVVALQYLPKETVHAARIDGAGMLQRFRYVVLPHLRPTIVAAVIIELLITLQLFDLIYALTLGGPGAYSTYNLYFYAYKNTFEYQDFGYGAVLAYVVSALVIVCALILTRGRATRSQLAGG
- a CDS encoding ABC transporter ATP-binding protein — encoded protein: MASVRLEHLSKTYRGGVSALQDLTVTIPNGEFVCILGPSGSGKSTALKLMAGIEEASAGRIFFDDEDVTLTTPERRDIAMVFQSYGLYPQMTVAENIAFPLMLRKVPKAVRAKQVEEVCGLLGIGKLLRRYPRQLSGGERQRVALGRAIVRDPRVFLLDEPLSNLDANLRVSMRQELRRLHEILGATFIYVTHDQDDALAMGDRVLVLAEGRLQQYDAATRVYQYPANRFVASFLGRLPMNFFQGTLEMRGDLVTFRNDDLLLAVPDGKPPAAGTATLGVRPDAIVVRAAHPGKDAPVGFVRWLEVVQPDLYATVEVGSHRIIAKVPDGEPLEVGQPAYLHFNSGKLHLFDPTTGARLNPAPEEAPPALSRKREALA
- the ortB gene encoding 2-amino-4-oxopentanoate thiolase subunit OrtB yields the protein QGARILIKDEAGNAAGSFKARRASLAVAHAADLGYEGVVAATSGNYGAAVASQAAMRGLKAIILQEVFDSKWRGQPEILEKTRVCEAYGAEVWQVTVGPELFYWHLITLEETGFFNASLYTPYGILGIETLGYEIAEQCRTRFGRDPDAILVTHSGGGNVTGTARGLHRAGAHPEIIGVSVDLTGLHMASDHDFNRKSFTTGHTGFAFPFTVNPDRVDVPRNAARGLRYLDRYVTITQGEVFFATQLLAELEGLERGPAGNTSLAAALSIARQLPEDALVVVQETEYTGAGKHPTAQLTMARELGIDVRIGDPRENKPGERIVIPDDIDQVRTVDIDLNMLRRSYLGRIADRRPDRPLSDEETRFLADDTGLSLDELATLWDEAGRRPRAKARA